AAGCCCATAAAAAAGGAAATAATATAACCAAATTCTTGCTAAGCCCTAAAGCATAAAGGCTCACAAATTCATTAGCCCTTATCATAGAAACTAAAGAAAGCACTAAAGCAAAGATCAAAGAGACAGGCAAGACATAAGTAATAGCAGAAAAAGCCAAAAAGATCACATAAAGCAAGCTAAGATTTGCCGCATCGGGCAAGTCATTGAAATTTAAAAGTAAATCAATACCACAATAAAAACCCAGCAAAGATAGAAAAATAATGAAAAAATTCTTAAGATAAATTCCTGAAATAAAACGAAAAAATATCCACATCTTAAGCCTTTAAGCTATATTTTGAAGATATGGCCGATAAATCATCATTACGAATAAGCTCAAGTAAAGCTTTTTTAGAATGCTCTAAAACCTTACTTAAAATTAACTCTTCTTCGGCTCTAAATTTACCCAAAACATGAGAAATAACATTCTCACCCTTACCCACTCCTATACGCACTCTTTCATAATCGCTTCCGCATAAATTATCTATGCTTTTAAGCCCATTATGTCCCCCACTAGAACCGCCTTTTTTAAAACGCAAAGCACCTAAATTAATATCGATATCATCATGAACGACTATAATTCTCTCACATTTATAAAAATCATTTACTGCTTTTACACTTAATCCGGAATTATTCATATAAGTATGGGGTTTAAGAAATAAAGAAGAGCCCATTTTAAAAAGCTCTCCTTTGAATTTTGAGTTTGTAAGATTTGTGAAATTGCCTTCTTTTAAAAGCAAATCAACAAGCATAAAGCCGACATTATGGCGAGTATTTTCATACTCTTTGCCTATATTGCCAAGCCCTACGACTAAGATCATCTAGCTTTTTCTACGCCCACTACCGCTACTCTATCAGCATCTATCATAGTTACACCCTCAGGCACTACAACATCACGAACAAGTAAAGCATCACCCACATCAAGCTTGCTTACATCAAGCTCGAAGAAATTTGGTAAATTTTCTGCTGCACATTTTACTTTCAATCTTCTTTTTGATTGGATTAAAACACCTTTATTTTTAAGACCGATAGCTGTTCCTGTAATTTTCACTGGAACCATGTATTTAGAAATAACACCTTTTTGTGCAACTTTCAAATCCACATGTTTAAGTTCTGCAGTTACAGGATCTTTTTGATAATCCACTACAACAACATTTAAAGTTTGTGAACCTACTTTTACATCAAAAGCTAAAGTTGTTTTTTTGCGAACTTCTTTGATAAAATCATTTACTTTGAAAGCAGCATTGATGTTTTCTAATCCTTTTCCGTAGATGTTTGCGATTAGATAACCATCTCTTTTTAAAGCTTTAGCTGCTTTTCTACCGATACTCTCTCTAACGATACCTTCTAACATCTTTTTCCTTTCTTAAAAAATAAGCTTATAATTGTAGCTAATTTTGGCTTAGGTAAAAGTAAATTTATGATAGTTTTTTATTTACTTTGTTTTGGCTATAATTGCCGCGCAAAAAATATTAAGGAGGCGCATAATGAATACCAATATCGCGTGGTTTATGGTTATTTTTGGTGGGCTTATAGAATGTTTTTGGGTAGGCGGACTTAAGTATTCTACAGAGCTTTGGCAATATATACTTACTATTATTGGAGTTTGTATCTCTTTTACTCT
The window above is part of the Campylobacter coli genome. Proteins encoded here:
- the pth gene encoding aminoacyl-tRNA hydrolase, which gives rise to MILVVGLGNIGKEYENTRHNVGFMLVDLLLKEGNFTNLTNSKFKGELFKMGSSLFLKPHTYMNNSGLSVKAVNDFYKCERIIVVHDDIDINLGALRFKKGGSSGGHNGLKSIDNLCGSDYERVRIGVGKGENVISHVLGKFRAEEELILSKVLEHSKKALLELIRNDDLSAISSKYSLKA
- a CDS encoding 50S ribosomal protein L25/general stress protein Ctc, with the protein product MLEGIVRESIGRKAAKALKRDGYLIANIYGKGLENINAAFKVNDFIKEVRKKTTLAFDVKVGSQTLNVVVVDYQKDPVTAELKHVDLKVAQKGVISKYMVPVKITGTAIGLKNKGVLIQSKRRLKVKCAAENLPNFFELDVSKLDVGDALLVRDVVVPEGVTMIDADRVAVVGVEKAR